A region of the Psychrilyobacter piezotolerans genome:
AACAGCCTTTTTTCGAATATATATTATAAGCTTCTAAAAATTCATTTTTCATCTCTTCCCGGAGCTCCAAAGGCTCCAAAATTTCAGCTTCCCCCAGGAACTGCCTGAAATAGAGTTTAGCGTTTTCAAATGATGTATAAAATATATAAATATTATCATTTTCTCTGAGTAATTTAGGCCGATAGTTGGTAAGACCCCTTAACATAATCTTTCCTTCATCGCTGAGTTTAACTTTTATTTCATTAAATTCACCTAGAAATGCATCGAAGTTTTTCCTGACACTATCTATATATTTTTTATCTTTTCCTTTAATTTTTGTTTCCAACACCTCTATAATCTCAAGTTCTTTCAATTTATAATTTATATATTTTTTCTTATCTTCATTGTAGCAGAATAAATAATTTTCGTCTCCCTGTTCCTCCCTTTTTATGAAAAAAGGTTCAACATTCAGGATCTTTTTTTTATATTTAATCTTGATTTTT
Encoded here:
- a CDS encoding WYL domain-containing protein; this translates as MKKIRVTVSEDIWRLLKKDIEEFGINNNKLCNYILDKLKYKKEIETGKLMQSQGRPIKRIIQFDLNVANKEIYYDILRENNVEIEAEFFRELFETYSSQFKYIRELFIFEDRVKSILNGIKNKQKIKIKYKKKILNVEPFFIKREEQGDENYLFCYNEDKKKYINYKLKELEIIEVLETKIKGKDKKYIDSVRKNFDAFLGEFNEIKVKLSDEGKIMLRGLTNYRPKLLRENDNIYIFYTSFENAKLYFRQFLGEAEILEPLELREEMKNEFLEAYNIYSKKGC